From the genome of Sphingobacterium kitahiroshimense, one region includes:
- a CDS encoding FtsX-like permease family protein: MNLPYLFAKRYLFSKKSVNAINIISGISIVGVMVSSAALIILLSSFNGMENLIISMYSQFVPEIKIEPAQGKLFDANQPPILALKKDSNVIDYTEVLQEKVLLEYDNRQYIGTIKGIQANSIDHKSKDSLLISGSYTLQTDSIPSAVIGAGVQANLGVSIHGGLRNIDVYSPRKGAKNAANPADEFNIRSIQPKGILKSQQDFDNLIITPISFAQEVLGEYDRVSAIEFYIKDKANLQHFKKKLQTDLGEKYVVKNREEQNPTLYKNVRVERWAVFFILTLISIIALFNIVGSLTMLVLDKKEDMNILKNLGANSSLIQRIFFYEGLMISLVGCVTGLLIGYIFCYLQINYGIIKVEEGANMLIDSYPIAIRWTDFVIVFFTITSIAGLIAYFTSKISVLELNKLEATE, encoded by the coding sequence ATGAACTTACCATACCTTTTTGCTAAAAGATACTTATTTTCAAAAAAATCTGTTAATGCGATCAACATTATATCAGGTATTAGCATCGTTGGCGTTATGGTAAGCAGTGCGGCACTCATTATCTTACTTTCTTCATTTAACGGTATGGAAAACCTGATAATTTCCATGTACAGCCAATTTGTGCCAGAAATAAAGATAGAACCTGCCCAAGGAAAGCTGTTTGATGCAAATCAACCTCCTATCCTTGCGCTAAAGAAAGATTCCAATGTAATCGATTACACCGAAGTACTGCAGGAAAAGGTACTATTGGAATACGATAACCGCCAGTATATTGGTACTATTAAAGGTATTCAGGCAAATTCAATAGACCATAAAAGCAAAGACAGTTTATTAATAAGTGGAAGTTATACCTTGCAAACTGACAGTATTCCATCTGCCGTTATTGGAGCAGGTGTTCAAGCAAACTTGGGCGTATCTATTCACGGTGGCCTCCGTAATATTGATGTATATTCACCTAGAAAGGGAGCTAAAAATGCAGCAAATCCTGCCGATGAATTTAATATCAGATCTATACAGCCAAAAGGAATATTAAAAAGTCAACAAGATTTTGACAATTTAATTATCACCCCAATTTCCTTTGCACAAGAAGTGCTTGGAGAATATGATCGCGTTTCAGCAATTGAATTTTATATAAAAGACAAAGCAAATCTTCAACATTTCAAAAAGAAACTACAGACGGATCTTGGAGAAAAATATGTTGTAAAAAACAGGGAAGAACAAAATCCGACTCTTTATAAAAATGTTCGCGTTGAAAGATGGGCCGTATTTTTTATTTTGACATTGATCAGTATAATTGCCCTTTTCAATATTGTAGGATCATTAACCATGCTCGTACTAGATAAAAAAGAAGATATGAACATCTTAAAGAATCTCGGTGCTAACAGCTCGTTAATACAAAGAATATTTTTCTATGAAGGACTAATGATATCCTTAGTGGGTTGTGTAACGGGCTTGCTAATTGGTTACATCTTTTGTTATTTACAAATAAACTATGGTATCATAAAAGTGGAAGAGGGAGCTAATATGTTAATTGACAGCTACCCCATTGCAATCCGTTGGACAGACTTTGTCATCGTCTTCTTTACCATAACAAGTATAGCCGGATTAATTGCCTATTTTACTTCGAAAATAAGTGTACTGGAATTAAATAAATTAGAAGCGACAGAATAA
- a CDS encoding DNA-directed RNA polymerase subunit omega, which produces MSQKNNSTVATSTVTRDLRQLDTVTDNIYESIVVISKRANQISVDIKEELNSKLAEFATNNDNLEEVFENREQIEISKHYERMPKATLIAIDEFLHDKVYFRNPAKEQE; this is translated from the coding sequence ATGAGTCAAAAAAATAACAGCACTGTAGCAACTTCAACTGTAACTCGTGATTTAAGACAATTAGACACCGTTACCGACAATATTTATGAGTCAATCGTAGTGATCAGCAAACGTGCTAATCAAATTTCTGTTGACATCAAAGAGGAGTTGAACAGCAAACTTGCAGAATTTGCTACTAACAATGATAACTTAGAAGAGGTATTCGAAAACCGTGAGCAAATTGAAATCTCAAAACACTATGAGCGTATGCCAAAAGCTACACTTATTGCGATTGATGAATTCTTACACGATAAGGTTTATTTCAGAAATCCCGCTAAAGAGCAAGAATAA
- the coaBC gene encoding bifunctional phosphopantothenoylcysteine decarboxylase/phosphopantothenate--cysteine ligase CoaBC has product MSLAKKNIVIAVCGSIAAYKIAHLTRLLVKEKANVQIIMTKEAAEFITPLTLSTLSNNPVLIDYFDPKTGEWNNHVHIGLQADLILVAPATANTIGKLANGICDSLLTAVYLSAKCPVFIAPAMDLDMWKHPSTQNNIRLLQSYGNRIIHPGNGELASGLIGEGRLAEPEEILDFITQSFSPQLPLSGRNALVTAGPTYEAIDPVRFIGNHSSGKMGYALAKQLVALGAKVTLISGPTALDAPQNVDRIQVTSAHEMLEAVVQHFSQSDIIVMSAAVADYTPIEVASQKIKKKEDQFSIALKKTTDILASIGTKKTEKQLLIGFALETNNEVEHAKDKLIRKNLDFIVLNSMQDKGAGFATDTNKVTVIDRFQHIQEFTLKSKEDVAKDICQLIVQHPILTQK; this is encoded by the coding sequence ATGAGCTTAGCTAAAAAAAATATTGTGATTGCTGTATGCGGTAGTATTGCCGCATACAAAATTGCACATTTGACTAGACTGCTAGTTAAAGAAAAAGCGAATGTTCAGATCATTATGACAAAAGAAGCGGCTGAATTTATTACGCCACTCACGTTGTCAACCCTTTCAAATAACCCCGTTTTAATCGATTATTTCGATCCTAAAACAGGGGAATGGAATAATCATGTCCATATCGGATTACAAGCTGATCTGATACTGGTTGCACCAGCAACTGCCAATACTATTGGAAAACTCGCAAATGGAATCTGTGATAGCTTGTTAACTGCGGTCTACCTATCTGCAAAATGTCCTGTGTTTATAGCTCCTGCGATGGATCTAGACATGTGGAAACATCCCTCGACTCAAAACAATATCCGCTTACTCCAATCCTATGGAAACAGAATAATTCATCCAGGTAATGGAGAACTAGCTAGCGGCTTAATTGGAGAAGGAAGACTTGCAGAACCTGAAGAAATTTTAGATTTTATTACGCAAAGCTTTTCTCCTCAACTCCCTTTAAGCGGAAGGAATGCATTAGTCACTGCTGGACCTACATATGAAGCGATAGACCCTGTACGATTTATTGGGAATCATTCTAGTGGAAAAATGGGCTATGCTTTAGCAAAACAGCTTGTAGCTCTTGGTGCTAAGGTAACCTTAATCAGTGGACCTACCGCTTTAGACGCCCCGCAAAACGTAGATCGTATTCAAGTTACTTCTGCACATGAAATGCTTGAAGCTGTCGTACAACATTTTTCACAATCAGACATTATTGTTATGAGTGCTGCTGTTGCGGATTATACTCCGATCGAAGTTGCTTCGCAGAAAATAAAAAAGAAAGAAGATCAATTCTCCATTGCACTCAAGAAAACGACAGATATTCTAGCATCTATCGGAACTAAGAAAACAGAAAAACAGCTCTTAATCGGCTTTGCTTTAGAAACAAATAACGAAGTTGAGCATGCAAAAGATAAATTAATACGTAAAAACCTGGATTTCATTGTCTTAAATTCAATGCAGGATAAAGGAGCAGGTTTTGCAACAGATACCAATAAAGTAACTGTAATTGACCGTTTTCAGCATATTCAAGAATTTACATTAAAATCAAAAGAAGATGTTGCAAAAGATATTTGTCAACTGATCGTACAACACCCTATTTTAACTCAAAAATAG
- a CDS encoding shikimate dehydrogenase family protein — MKKLGLIGFPLGHSFSKKYYLDKFDKEIITDINYDLYSIEDIREFERIFNDQNFYGVNVTIPHKINVLPYLQELSPEAEAIQAVNCIQIKHTPSGPYLKGFNTDVYGFKESLKPLLEEQHTKALILGNGGAAKAVEYALNELGITYKFVSRNKSENNLIYSELDADILNEHYIIINCSPVGTFPNMEDAPNIPYEYIGNKHLLYDLVYNPAETAFLKKGKNNGAKIKNGLEMLELQAEKNWEIWNEL, encoded by the coding sequence ATGAAGAAATTAGGACTCATCGGTTTTCCATTAGGACATTCATTTTCTAAAAAATACTATCTGGATAAATTTGATAAAGAAATTATTACAGATATTAACTATGATTTATATAGTATAGAAGACATTCGGGAATTTGAACGGATTTTTAACGATCAAAACTTTTATGGTGTTAATGTAACAATACCACATAAGATCAATGTGCTACCTTATCTTCAGGAGCTATCTCCTGAGGCCGAAGCAATTCAGGCGGTCAACTGTATTCAGATTAAACATACGCCGTCAGGACCTTACTTAAAAGGCTTCAATACGGATGTTTACGGCTTTAAAGAATCGCTGAAACCACTCCTGGAAGAGCAACATACAAAAGCATTGATTCTAGGCAATGGGGGTGCAGCGAAAGCTGTGGAGTATGCATTAAATGAACTTGGAATTACTTATAAATTTGTTAGCCGGAATAAAAGTGAAAATAATCTGATTTACAGCGAACTTGATGCCGACATCCTCAATGAACATTATATTATTATTAACTGTTCGCCTGTCGGAACTTTCCCTAATATGGAAGATGCGCCCAATATTCCCTATGAATATATTGGCAATAAGCATTTATTATACGATCTTGTTTATAATCCAGCAGAAACCGCATTTCTTAAAAAAGGGAAAAACAATGGTGCAAAAATTAAGAATGGACTGGAAATGCTAGAACTTCAGGCAGAAAAAAATTGGGAAATTTGGAATGAATTGTAA
- a CDS encoding MBL fold metallo-hydrolase: protein MLQIKTFTFNPYQENTYVIYDEQKNCVIIDPGMYGPADERTLTDFIEQNSLNPKILLNTHCHIDHVLGNRFIFDTYGLYPQFHEGELPVLIEVQNYAPQMGFRYDISPIGETFLTEENVIKIGDHELKIIFAPGHSPAHLCFYSEPQKFLIGGDVLFKNSIGRTDLPGGNHDLLLKNIKEKIYILPDEVTIYPGHGSTTTIGFEKATNPFIRG, encoded by the coding sequence ATGTTGCAGATCAAGACTTTTACCTTTAACCCTTACCAAGAAAATACGTACGTCATTTATGATGAACAAAAAAACTGTGTCATCATTGATCCCGGCATGTATGGACCTGCTGATGAAAGAACGTTAACAGACTTCATTGAGCAAAATAGTTTAAATCCAAAGATCTTATTAAATACACATTGTCACATTGACCATGTGCTAGGTAATAGATTTATATTTGACACTTATGGTCTTTATCCCCAGTTTCATGAGGGAGAACTTCCGGTATTGATCGAGGTACAGAACTATGCTCCACAAATGGGTTTCAGGTATGATATCTCCCCGATTGGAGAAACATTTCTTACTGAAGAAAATGTGATAAAGATTGGTGATCATGAATTGAAAATTATATTTGCTCCTGGTCATTCCCCTGCTCATTTATGCTTTTATAGTGAGCCGCAAAAATTTCTGATTGGCGGCGATGTTTTATTTAAAAACAGCATTGGTAGAACAGATCTTCCAGGAGGTAACCATGATTTGTTATTAAAGAATATCAAGGAAAAAATATATATACTTCCCGATGAAGTTACTATTTATCCTGGGCATGGATCGACTACGACCATCGGTTTTGAAAAAGCGACCAATCCATTTATTAGAGGCTAA
- a CDS encoding tetratricopeptide repeat protein, producing MEEEFDFESPEERKISVDRYEEMIRNEDQYFFDSKAFEGIIDYYIEKNDPIKALQVADYAINQHPFDITFLLKQAQLYSSTQQFDKALHALAKAELLEPSEGDIFFIRGGVYGSRGQFNEAKEQLFQALSLSDNKDEIYFHISVVYQGEGDFEKAIYYLKKTLELNMENQEALYELAYCYDILDKQEESVEFYKKYIDSEPYSYYAWYNLGNAYHKLTQYPEAIDAYDYAILIKENFSSAYFNKGNALVNLDRYQEALEVYKQTFEYEKPSADTYCAIGECLEKLEQMEEARVFYKKAVKMDGDLADAWFGIGVTLDFEERHFESLHFYKKALELDDANPDYWFAIADARYKLKQIDLAQEAYAKVVALNPLDVDAWLDYSSIFFEQDKVDEAIEIVSEAITNNPEAAELYFRMVAYLFANGKYNDAIVFLELGLATDPEKHYILFDYLPQLQGNHIISEIIKKYTPK from the coding sequence ATGGAAGAGGAATTTGATTTTGAATCCCCTGAGGAAAGAAAAATCTCGGTGGATCGGTACGAAGAAATGATTAGGAACGAAGACCAATATTTCTTTGATTCCAAAGCATTTGAAGGGATTATAGACTATTACATTGAAAAAAATGATCCTATAAAAGCATTACAGGTTGCCGATTATGCAATTAATCAGCACCCTTTTGATATTACATTTTTACTCAAACAGGCACAACTCTATTCTTCAACACAGCAATTTGATAAAGCGTTGCATGCACTGGCAAAAGCGGAATTGTTAGAACCCTCTGAAGGAGATATTTTTTTTATCCGAGGCGGAGTCTATGGTTCTAGAGGGCAATTTAACGAAGCTAAGGAACAATTATTCCAAGCATTGAGCCTCTCTGACAATAAAGATGAAATCTATTTCCACATTAGCGTAGTTTATCAGGGAGAAGGTGATTTTGAAAAAGCGATTTACTATTTAAAGAAAACGCTAGAACTCAATATGGAAAATCAGGAAGCACTTTATGAACTCGCTTACTGCTATGACATATTGGACAAACAAGAGGAGAGCGTAGAGTTTTATAAAAAATACATCGATTCAGAGCCTTACTCTTATTATGCCTGGTATAACCTAGGTAACGCATATCACAAGCTGACGCAATATCCGGAAGCTATTGATGCTTACGATTATGCTATTTTAATTAAAGAAAATTTTTCTTCAGCATACTTCAATAAAGGAAATGCTTTAGTAAACCTTGATCGTTATCAGGAGGCTCTAGAGGTCTATAAACAAACTTTTGAATATGAAAAACCTAGCGCCGACACCTATTGTGCTATAGGAGAATGCCTAGAAAAATTAGAGCAAATGGAAGAAGCTCGAGTTTTCTATAAAAAAGCAGTCAAAATGGACGGTGATTTAGCTGATGCCTGGTTTGGGATAGGCGTTACACTAGACTTTGAAGAAAGACACTTTGAATCACTCCATTTTTATAAAAAAGCACTTGAACTTGACGATGCTAATCCAGATTACTGGTTTGCAATCGCGGATGCTCGCTATAAATTAAAACAGATTGATCTTGCACAAGAAGCCTATGCTAAGGTTGTCGCATTAAACCCGTTAGATGTTGATGCCTGGTTAGATTATTCTTCGATCTTCTTTGAACAAGATAAAGTAGATGAGGCAATTGAAATTGTATCGGAGGCTATTACGAATAACCCAGAAGCTGCCGAATTATATTTTAGAATGGTAGCCTATTTATTTGCTAATGGCAAGTACAATGATGCTATAGTTTTTCTTGAATTAGGCTTGGCAACCGACCCTGAAAAACATTATATTCTTTTTGATTATCTTCCGCAATTGCAAGGAAATCATATTATTTCAGAAATCATAAAAAAATATACTCCTAAATAA
- a CDS encoding outer membrane protein assembly factor BamD — protein sequence MFLNRRIAALCAGILLLVSFSSCKSKFEKLRASNNIAQKYEEAVKLYENKKYSKALILFEDLRTKFRGQAEAENLYYFTAFASYRLKDYTSARYHFKDFADVYPNSPRAEECRFMSAYCYYLDSPKSSLDQENTRKAIDALQLFVNLYPESERAKEAGELIQKLRDKLELKAFSNARLLYDMGLNDDYRAAVIALQNVLKAYPDTKYAEEIEYLTVKSQYKLATQSSPVKQADRFSEVIDYYRSFAMSFPNSKYMKEVESLRDSAEKKMKTAATYMATVNKAIAEQEKERKAAIAAKENKDNKDNTQKNESKK from the coding sequence ATGTTTTTAAATAGGCGTATAGCGGCTTTATGTGCCGGAATTTTGTTATTGGTATCGTTCAGTAGCTGTAAGAGTAAGTTTGAGAAGTTGCGAGCAAGCAATAATATCGCTCAGAAGTACGAAGAAGCGGTAAAACTATACGAAAACAAAAAATATAGCAAGGCTTTAATATTGTTCGAAGATTTAAGAACTAAATTTAGAGGACAGGCCGAAGCAGAAAATTTATATTATTTCACAGCTTTTGCAAGCTACAGACTAAAGGATTATACCTCTGCACGTTATCATTTTAAAGATTTCGCAGATGTTTATCCCAATAGTCCTAGAGCCGAAGAATGTCGTTTTATGTCTGCATATTGTTATTATCTAGATTCTCCAAAGTCAAGTCTTGACCAAGAGAATACAAGGAAAGCAATCGATGCACTACAGTTATTTGTCAATTTGTATCCTGAATCTGAAAGGGCAAAAGAAGCTGGTGAATTAATTCAAAAGCTGCGTGATAAATTAGAGCTTAAAGCATTTTCAAATGCTAGGTTGCTCTATGACATGGGATTAAACGATGACTATAGAGCTGCTGTGATTGCATTGCAAAATGTATTGAAAGCCTATCCTGATACCAAGTATGCAGAAGAAATTGAGTACCTTACGGTAAAGTCTCAGTATAAACTTGCAACTCAGAGTAGTCCTGTCAAGCAAGCAGATCGCTTTTCTGAAGTTATTGACTATTATCGCTCTTTTGCAATGTCATTCCCGAATAGCAAATATATGAAGGAAGTTGAATCTCTTCGTGATAGCGCCGAGAAAAAAATGAAAACTGCGGCGACCTACATGGCAACTGTTAATAAAGCCATAGCCGAACAAGAAAAAGAAAGAAAAGCAGCAATAGCCGCTAAAGAAAATAAAGATAATAAAGATAATACCCAAAAAAATGAGTCAAAAAAATAA
- a CDS encoding NifU family protein gives MTLKERVEQALDTIRPYLETDGGDVSVEEITADNVVRLKLLGACASCSMSIMTFKAGLEQAIRKAVPEITAVEAINITDMNDPNASLPTPKAL, from the coding sequence ATGACATTAAAAGAAAGAGTTGAACAAGCATTGGATACAATTAGACCGTATTTGGAAACTGATGGTGGTGATGTTAGTGTGGAAGAAATCACTGCAGATAATGTTGTTCGTTTGAAATTATTAGGAGCATGTGCTTCATGCTCTATGAGTATTATGACTTTTAAGGCTGGTCTTGAACAAGCTATTAGAAAGGCTGTGCCTGAAATTACTGCTGTGGAAGCGATTAATATTACGGACATGAATGACCCTAATGCTAGTTTGCCGACACCTAAGGCATTATAA
- a CDS encoding TolC family protein translates to MNKIFYLLALLFIPVGSAFSQNVLTAHDAVAIAMENNFDVLLTKKDVIIAKENATYGNAGILPNLTANFSQSNSNQNSKQTQSTGEVRELENAKNNSMNYGVSLGWTIFDGFGMFARYEKLNQLKARGDLELKSVILTTVGDVLNMYYTIVLEENLLHTIDSSIVISTDRLKTAENRFQIGKASKLEVLNVQVNLNADQSLRLKKLETIANLKTELNRLMARDLTIDFEVQYEFQFNENLEINALLEQATNQNIELQLIKLDKRLAELEQKDVRSKRLPVVRLNSGYNFSSSESSLGFVSQSNARGLTYGVTASMNIFDGFNQRRSERVAKQMVEKASIQIERSKELINATILKAYQSYVTNISLAKLEERNEKIAKQNLNITLDKYKIGTISAVEFRDAQENYVNAMSRLKEASYQAKLSEIGLKELVGNLDL, encoded by the coding sequence ATGAATAAGATTTTTTATCTACTAGCCTTGCTTTTTATTCCTGTAGGCAGTGCTTTCTCACAAAATGTACTTACTGCTCACGATGCAGTTGCTATAGCTATGGAAAATAACTTTGATGTATTGTTGACAAAGAAGGATGTGATCATCGCTAAGGAAAATGCAACATATGGGAATGCTGGAATCTTACCAAATCTTACTGCAAATTTTAGCCAGAGCAACAGTAATCAAAATTCCAAGCAAACACAAAGTACAGGTGAGGTGAGAGAGTTGGAAAACGCAAAAAATAACAGCATGAATTATGGTGTTAGTTTAGGCTGGACCATTTTTGATGGCTTTGGTATGTTTGCGAGGTACGAGAAATTGAATCAACTGAAAGCAAGGGGTGACCTCGAGTTGAAATCGGTCATTTTAACGACTGTTGGCGATGTGCTGAATATGTATTATACAATTGTTCTGGAAGAGAATCTTTTGCACACCATAGATTCTTCAATAGTTATTTCCACTGATCGTTTAAAAACGGCAGAAAATCGTTTTCAAATTGGAAAAGCTTCTAAATTGGAAGTTCTCAATGTACAGGTGAACTTAAATGCGGACCAATCCTTGCGATTAAAAAAATTGGAAACAATTGCCAATTTGAAAACGGAGTTAAATAGATTGATGGCTCGGGATTTAACGATAGATTTTGAGGTTCAATATGAGTTTCAATTCAATGAGAATTTGGAAATTAATGCTTTACTAGAACAGGCTACTAATCAAAACATCGAGCTCCAATTAATCAAATTGGATAAACGTTTGGCCGAGCTGGAGCAAAAGGATGTCCGCTCGAAACGCTTACCTGTTGTTCGTCTTAATTCTGGCTATAACTTTTCGTCATCAGAATCTAGTTTGGGATTTGTTTCTCAATCTAATGCAAGAGGTTTGACTTATGGTGTAACGGCATCGATGAATATTTTTGATGGTTTTAATCAACGGAGGAGTGAGCGAGTGGCTAAACAAATGGTGGAAAAAGCCTCGATTCAAATTGAGAGATCCAAAGAACTCATTAATGCCACTATTTTGAAAGCATATCAAAGCTATGTGACAAATATCAGCTTAGCTAAACTGGAAGAGCGAAATGAAAAAATCGCAAAGCAAAATTTAAATATAACTTTAGACAAGTATAAGATAGGTACGATAAGTGCAGTTGAATTTAGAGATGCTCAAGAAAACTATGTAAATGCTATGAGTAGGCTTAAAGAGGCTAGCTATCAGGCTAAGCTGTCTGAGATAGGTTTAAAAGAATTAGTCGGTAACTTGGACCTCTAA
- a CDS encoding OmpA family protein, with protein sequence MNYSTIKKTAVAASLVAALGFADVAQAQTVFGGRSQYRTWSIGVQGGITTPNALVGGSNNFGQKVGYFQNKVGEYYGLTVRKQFSHLFGLELEGNRGKVKTFNKNNAVESTKWLSGGAKSAETEVNWAASLNGVFQLGTIDFLRRENSVNFYAKVGLGVMASNPVQFANNDFTGAEYSNKGKWGEEIFGDREKVGDRDFKLSAYVPVGVGAKFKLSEVVALNLGYTMNFTDDNLLFGPGRSDVKGKFSNVYGGLEFTLGSRDKQNLTFANPVATMYDELKDPSLRNEVEALKQRVSTLEGTVNALNTDSDGDGVSDKFDKEPNSPAGAVVDGSGRQIKFPEPVANEFTSSNGYVAPIQFEFDSSVLKTQSYATLDKVAKEVRDNNSSVTLDGYASAEGSEAYNVSLSKDRANAVKQYLVNAGVASSKITANGYGEANPVASNATEEGRVQNRRVEIKK encoded by the coding sequence ATGAACTATTCTACAATTAAAAAAACAGCTGTTGCTGCTTCCTTAGTTGCCGCTTTAGGCTTCGCTGATGTAGCACAAGCTCAAACTGTATTTGGTGGAAGATCACAATACAGAACTTGGTCAATCGGTGTTCAAGGTGGTATCACTACACCTAACGCTTTGGTCGGTGGATCTAACAACTTCGGTCAGAAAGTTGGTTACTTCCAAAATAAAGTAGGTGAGTACTACGGATTAACAGTTCGTAAACAATTTTCTCACTTATTCGGTTTAGAATTAGAAGGTAACCGTGGTAAAGTTAAAACTTTCAACAAAAACAATGCAGTTGAAAGTACAAAATGGCTTTCTGGTGGTGCTAAATCTGCTGAAACTGAAGTAAACTGGGCTGCTAGCTTAAATGGTGTATTCCAATTAGGTACTATCGATTTCTTGAGAAGAGAAAATTCAGTAAACTTTTACGCTAAAGTTGGTTTAGGTGTTATGGCTAGTAATCCTGTTCAATTTGCGAACAATGACTTTACTGGTGCAGAATATTCAAACAAAGGTAAATGGGGTGAAGAAATTTTCGGAGACCGTGAAAAAGTTGGAGATAGAGATTTCAAATTGTCTGCTTACGTTCCGGTAGGTGTTGGTGCTAAATTCAAATTATCTGAAGTTGTTGCTTTAAACTTAGGTTACACAATGAACTTCACTGATGACAACTTATTGTTTGGCCCAGGACGTTCAGATGTTAAAGGTAAATTCTCTAACGTATACGGTGGTTTAGAATTCACTTTAGGTTCAAGAGACAAACAAAACTTGACTTTTGCTAACCCAGTTGCTACAATGTATGATGAATTGAAAGATCCTTCATTACGTAACGAAGTTGAAGCTTTAAAACAACGCGTATCTACTTTAGAAGGTACAGTTAATGCTTTAAATACTGATTCTGATGGTGACGGTGTTTCTGATAAATTCGATAAAGAGCCTAACTCTCCTGCAGGTGCAGTAGTTGATGGATCTGGTCGTCAAATCAAATTCCCTGAGCCAGTTGCAAATGAATTCACTTCATCAAACGGTTACGTTGCTCCTATTCAATTTGAATTTGATAGCTCTGTATTGAAAACTCAATCTTACGCTACATTAGACAAAGTTGCTAAAGAAGTTCGTGATAACAACTCTTCTGTTACTTTAGATGGTTATGCATCTGCTGAAGGTTCTGAAGCTTACAACGTTTCTTTATCTAAAGACCGTGCTAACGCAGTAAAACAATACTTAGTTAACGCTGGTGTTGCTTCTTCTAAAATCACAGCTAACGGTTACGGTGAGGCTAATCCAGTAGCATCTAATGCAACTGAAGAAGGTCGTGTTCAAAACCGTCGTGTTGAGATCAAAAAATAA
- a CDS encoding SRPBCC domain-containing protein, whose protein sequence is MKDFKKYYIIPAEPEEIYLALTTDITIRLWTGDLVEIDPVIGGEFSMWDGAITGKFIDLVPNKTIVQQWYFGEEEADSIVTIKLHEHKKGTSVEINHVNIPDEAYDDIVDGWDDPYMSSLLDFYTEDGR, encoded by the coding sequence ATGAAAGATTTCAAAAAATATTATATAATACCTGCAGAGCCAGAAGAAATATACCTAGCACTGACGACGGACATTACCATACGTCTTTGGACAGGTGATTTAGTAGAAATCGATCCTGTTATCGGTGGTGAGTTCTCGATGTGGGATGGTGCTATCACAGGAAAATTTATCGATTTGGTTCCCAATAAAACGATTGTTCAGCAATGGTATTTTGGAGAAGAAGAGGCTGATTCCATTGTTACCATCAAACTACATGAACACAAAAAAGGAACTTCAGTCGAGATAAACCACGTCAATATACCTGATGAAGCTTATGATGATATTGTTGATGGATGGGATGATCCATACATGAGCTCTTTATTAGACTTCTATACAGAAGATGGACGTTAA